One window from the genome of Microbulbifer pacificus encodes:
- a CDS encoding LPS-assembly protein LptD, producing the protein MLEASRWRHLALAIGQLSRPRSLALGLLAAQPLWTLPAIADTATGAQPGTPPAAQPEANPYLYLDWFPKNQLDPVERSLLAPVCGGTFIEPPRTYPNANLLPEEAPLRATADSSNWLEDGTAQLRGNVHITQGYRQLFADQVDVNREESTAYLSGAIEMREPSLLVRGKAAEVHTDSKAASIEDATYVVHDEFVHGSARFASREASGELILTDGSYTRCEPDDVFWRMSGGEITIDNVERQGTARNVRLEIADVPVFYFPYLRFPVGSERMSGFLFPSISNSDENGWDIAVPYYWNIAPQLDATIIPRYVQYRGTGLELETRHLSPWFNTELRMADLPNDKGGNDDDAQRLINEGFPEDLVLPAKGEDRWFVNLDQQGGNGGLWRTRINYTKVSDADYFRDLDNAELETPQITNPRTLTALNQSAEASLTSEHWFAGIRAQEYQQLVKDAFDTYSQLPRVNLNGNYKWNDWQLLMDHEITSFDHADTQTVRFIANVDDPDSETSLTRNFVNATRTYVEYSFGWDKQWLWGFLNPKVTGIYLGYDLAETFLADPAHNTPETSAGQLTIDSGLFFERYGNLLQREYIQTLEPRLFLMASSNADQSDFLNVSTKGDDGGNDLLYDTSLFTFSYDQLFRDSRFNGHDRIDDADRAALGLTTRFIDPRSGRDLFSASAGQIFYSESSRIELREFIEEVPRSEFAARLESRPTDALRISSEVIYHDTDHTINRGNVTLRYLDSDFRLLNVGYRYLRKEEVYDSTDSYLVQGPVKQADVSTAWPINDRLSILAAAAYDFTFDRELEYLAGLEYDTCCYRTRLLWRRELDNDLADVVPPEELQFDEGIYIELQLKGLAGIGGSVTRMLSQGIANFDQREVLKQ; encoded by the coding sequence ATGCTGGAAGCTTCCCGCTGGCGCCACCTTGCGCTGGCCATTGGACAATTATCACGCCCGCGCTCTCTCGCATTGGGCCTGCTCGCGGCCCAGCCCCTGTGGACGCTGCCCGCGATTGCGGACACGGCCACCGGTGCCCAACCCGGAACCCCTCCGGCGGCACAGCCGGAAGCAAATCCCTACCTCTACCTCGACTGGTTTCCAAAGAACCAGCTGGATCCCGTCGAGCGCAGTCTGCTGGCCCCGGTATGCGGCGGCACCTTCATCGAGCCTCCGCGCACCTATCCCAATGCCAATCTGCTGCCGGAAGAGGCCCCCCTGCGCGCTACCGCGGACAGTTCCAACTGGCTGGAAGACGGCACGGCACAGCTGCGTGGTAATGTGCACATTACCCAGGGTTACCGCCAGCTGTTTGCCGATCAGGTGGACGTGAACCGGGAAGAGAGCACGGCCTACCTGAGCGGCGCCATCGAAATGCGCGAACCCAGCCTGCTGGTGCGGGGCAAGGCGGCAGAGGTACACACCGACAGCAAAGCGGCATCCATCGAAGACGCCACCTATGTGGTGCACGACGAGTTCGTACACGGCTCCGCCCGCTTCGCCTCGCGCGAGGCCAGTGGCGAGCTGATTCTCACCGATGGCAGTTACACCCGCTGCGAACCAGACGACGTTTTCTGGCGCATGAGCGGTGGCGAGATCACTATCGACAATGTGGAGCGCCAGGGAACCGCGCGCAATGTGCGCCTGGAAATCGCCGATGTCCCGGTGTTCTATTTCCCCTACCTGCGCTTCCCGGTGGGCAGCGAGCGCATGTCCGGCTTCCTGTTTCCCAGCATCAGCAACAGCGATGAGAATGGCTGGGATATCGCCGTGCCCTACTACTGGAACATCGCCCCGCAGCTGGACGCCACCATCATCCCCCGCTATGTGCAGTACCGCGGCACCGGGCTGGAACTTGAAACCCGCCACCTGAGCCCGTGGTTCAATACCGAACTGCGCATGGCCGATCTGCCCAATGACAAGGGGGGTAACGACGACGATGCGCAGCGTCTGATCAATGAGGGCTTCCCGGAGGATCTGGTGCTGCCCGCCAAGGGAGAGGATCGCTGGTTTGTAAACCTGGATCAGCAGGGCGGCAATGGCGGCTTGTGGCGTACGCGCATCAATTACACCAAGGTCAGCGACGCGGACTATTTCCGCGATCTGGACAACGCCGAGCTGGAAACCCCGCAGATCACCAACCCCCGTACGCTCACCGCGCTCAACCAGTCCGCGGAGGCCAGCCTCACCAGCGAGCACTGGTTCGCGGGTATCCGCGCCCAGGAATACCAGCAGCTGGTCAAGGATGCATTCGATACCTACAGCCAGCTGCCCCGGGTCAACCTGAACGGCAACTACAAGTGGAATGACTGGCAGTTGCTGATGGATCACGAGATCACCAGTTTCGACCATGCGGACACCCAGACCGTCCGTTTTATTGCCAATGTGGACGACCCCGACAGTGAAACCTCGTTGACGCGGAATTTCGTCAATGCCACACGCACCTATGTGGAATACAGTTTTGGCTGGGACAAACAGTGGCTGTGGGGCTTCCTCAACCCGAAAGTGACCGGTATCTACCTCGGCTATGACCTCGCCGAGACCTTCCTTGCCGACCCGGCCCACAACACGCCGGAAACGTCCGCGGGTCAGCTCACCATCGACAGCGGACTGTTTTTCGAGCGCTACGGTAACCTGTTGCAGCGTGAGTACATCCAGACTCTGGAGCCGCGCCTGTTCCTGATGGCGAGCAGCAACGCCGACCAGAGCGATTTCCTGAACGTGAGTACCAAGGGCGACGACGGCGGCAACGACCTGCTGTACGACACCTCGCTGTTCACCTTCAGTTACGACCAGTTATTCCGCGACAGCCGCTTCAATGGCCACGATCGTATCGACGATGCCGATCGCGCGGCTCTCGGCCTCACCACCCGTTTTATCGACCCGCGCAGCGGGCGCGATCTGTTCTCCGCCAGTGCCGGACAGATTTTCTACTCGGAAAGCAGCCGTATCGAGTTGCGGGAGTTCATCGAGGAAGTACCGCGCTCCGAGTTCGCCGCGCGCCTCGAGAGCCGCCCCACAGACGCCCTGCGGATCAGTAGTGAAGTGATCTACCATGACACGGACCACACCATTAACCGCGGCAACGTGACCCTGCGCTACCTGGACAGTGATTTCCGCCTGCTCAATGTGGGTTATCGCTACCTGCGCAAGGAAGAAGTTTACGACTCCACCGACTCCTATCTGGTGCAGGGACCGGTGAAGCAGGCGGATGTATCCACCGCCTGGCCCATCAACGATCGGCTGTCCATCCTGGCCGCGGCCGCTTACGATTTCACCTTCGACCGGGAACTGGAATACCTGGCGGGACTCGAATACGACACGTGCTGTTATCGCACCCGGCTGCTGTGGCGCCGCGAGCTGGATAACGACCTGGCGGACGTGGTGCCACCGGAAGAGCTGCAGTTTGACGAAGGCATCTATATTGAACTGCAGCTGAAGGGCCTCGCCGGTATCGGCGGCTCGGTGACCCGTATGCTCAGCCAGGGCATCGCCAACTTTGACCAGAGAGAAGTACTGAAACAGTGA
- a CDS encoding aminoglycoside phosphotransferase family protein: MNECVTQAPDERREALRQWAARALQSGHEVLDVPPLEHSLNLKSLSGDAGFRRYFRTDTTPALIAVDSPPSKTNINRFVALADYLRRNGVHTPLVIAADVEHGFMLLEDLGDIQLLRMLNSDSVAGLYAEVINELLCLQQIPRAEGLFPPYNRELLHMEMSLLPEWLIGKLLGRELSADEHHLLERTFAHLLDSASSQPQVLVHRDYHSRNLMMRSGERPGVVDFQDAVWGPVTYDLVSLLRDCYIRWPREQVENWALAYASSAMDAGIIPEVDPKTFLRWFDWIGLQRHFKVLGLFPRLYLRDGKHGYLPDLPLVIRYTLEVSERYPETRPFADWFRTEILPLIEQQDWYRDYRTAGERHPAETEVVR, from the coding sequence ATGAATGAATGTGTAACCCAGGCCCCGGATGAGCGTCGCGAAGCGCTGCGCCAGTGGGCCGCTCGTGCCCTCCAGTCCGGGCATGAAGTACTGGATGTGCCGCCGCTTGAGCACAGCCTGAATCTGAAGTCGCTGTCCGGGGACGCCGGTTTCCGCCGCTATTTCCGCACCGATACCACGCCGGCACTGATTGCGGTGGATTCTCCTCCGAGCAAAACCAACATCAACCGCTTTGTTGCACTCGCTGACTATCTGCGGCGGAACGGTGTTCACACCCCGCTGGTGATCGCCGCGGACGTCGAGCACGGCTTTATGCTGCTGGAGGACCTGGGTGACATTCAGCTCCTGCGAATGCTCAATTCTGACAGCGTCGCCGGCCTCTACGCGGAAGTCATCAATGAGCTGCTTTGCCTGCAGCAGATCCCGCGTGCCGAAGGGCTGTTCCCGCCCTACAACCGTGAACTGCTGCACATGGAGATGTCGTTGCTGCCGGAATGGCTGATCGGCAAACTACTGGGGCGGGAGCTGAGTGCCGACGAGCACCATCTGCTGGAGCGCACCTTCGCCCACCTGCTCGACAGTGCCAGCAGTCAGCCGCAGGTACTGGTGCACCGGGACTATCACAGTCGCAATCTGATGATGCGCAGCGGCGAGCGCCCCGGCGTGGTCGACTTCCAGGACGCTGTGTGGGGACCGGTCACCTACGATCTCGTCTCCCTGCTGAGGGACTGCTACATCCGTTGGCCGCGGGAACAGGTGGAAAACTGGGCGCTTGCCTACGCCTCCTCCGCCATGGACGCCGGCATCATCCCGGAAGTCGATCCCAAAACCTTCCTGCGCTGGTTTGACTGGATCGGATTACAGCGCCACTTCAAAGTCCTCGGTCTTTTTCCGCGCCTGTACCTGCGCGATGGCAAGCACGGCTACCTGCCGGATCTGCCCCTGGTGATCCGCTATACCCTGGAAGTCAGTGAGCGATACCCGGAAACCCGGCCCTTCGCCGACTGGTTCCGCACCGAAATCCTGCCGCTGATCGAGCAGCAGGACTGGTACCGCGATTACCGCACCGCTGGCGAACGTCACCCCGCGGAAACCGAAGTCGTCCGATAA